AAAAGGTCGCAATAAAATGCGGCTTTTTTTGTAAAGGTGGTCCCGATTTGACGCTTACATTATATTTACTTCTTCACTAACTACCATTTTCATGTCGAGTAAATAAATTCAATATCTCCATCTTTTAATATAATTTTACCAACAATTCTTATCGGAGTTCCAAATGCTATTGAATAATCAGGTATATTCTTATTTACAAAACTATTAGCACCAATAACACAAAAATTTCCAATATTAACACCGTGTTTTATTATCGTTGCAGGTCCAATATAAGCATTGTTGCCTATTATAACATCCCCTTTGTCGAAATTTGCTTGTCCTGATGTTAAAACATATTTAACTGAATTATGTGTAAAAATTTGAACTCCAGAACTAATATGACAAAAATCTCCAATTTTTATTTTACCATTTATTCCTTCCAGTATTGTATACGGTCCTACCCATACATTTTTGCCTATTTCTACATCTCCCATTATTACACTTGTATCATAAATACTTGTTCCCTCACCACAATTTAAAAATTTTGCTTTTTCCCATCTATCATATAATAATTCGTTTGTTGGAAGAACTCTATTATACTTTTTTTTCATTTCAAATCTCAGTTTATCCAAATATTCTTTTATA
This region of Caloramator mitchellensis genomic DNA includes:
- a CDS encoding acyltransferase; its protein translation is MENYIKEYLDKLRFEMKKKYNRVLPTNELLYDRWEKAKFLNCGEGTSIYDTSVIMGDVEIGKNVWVGPYTILEGINGKIKIGDFCHISSGVQIFTHNSVKYVLTSGQANFDKGDVIIGNNAYIGPATIIKHGVNIGNFCVIGANSFVNKNIPDYSIAFGTPIRIVGKIILKDGDIEFIYST